The window TGGGTAGATACGACGTTGGTGCCATTTACCAACAGCCGCGGCGAACCCTATCAATATTTAGCCATTCAATACGATATTAGCGATCGCAAGCGCGCCGAACAAGAACTACAGCGAGAAGCCTTTTACGACCGCTTAACGCAACTTGCCAATCGCGTTTCCTTCCAACATCAACTGGAAAAAGCACTCCAGCAAAATTCCGGAAATATCCAAAACCGTTTTGCTGTTTTTTCCTTAGATTTGGACGAATTTAAAGTAATTAATGAAAGTTTGGGGCATAACATCGGCGATCGCTTGCTGGTAGATTTTAGCCAGCGATTGCTTTCCTGTTTGAGCAACAACGATTTGCTGGCACGGTTGGGAGGCGATGAATTTGCTATACTTGCCAAAAGCGCGCGCACCCACGCCGACACACAAAAACTTGCCAATTGCATTCACCAAACCCTCACCGCACCTTTCTACATAGAAGGCTACCAAGTTTTTAGCACCACCAGTATTGGCATTGTCTTTTCCGACCGCTATACCCAAGCCGATGCCATGATTCGTGATGCGGATATTGCCATGCACCAGGCAAAAGAAAACGGCAAAGCCAGCCACGCCATTTTCGATCGAAAAATGCGCGATCGGATTCTCAACCGCATCGAACTGGAAAATAGCCTGCGCCAGGCATTAGACCGAGAAGAGTTCCAGTTATACTACCAACCCATTGTGGCCTTAGATACCGGAAGAATTGCGGGATTTGAAGCTTTGGTACGCTGGCAGCATCCCCAACGCGGTTTGATTTCCCCTAGCGAATTTATTCCCCTGGCAGAACATACGGGGTTAATCGTGCCCTTGGGCATGTGGATTTTGGGAGAAGCTTGCTGGCAGTTGCAAAAGTGGCAAAGTAAATTTCGCCGCCCCTGCGTCGATCCGCAAACCTTTGCCATCAGCGTTAATTTATCTCCCAAGCAATTTTCCCAGCCGCGGCTGTTGGAAAAAATCGACTATATTCTCTACGAAACCGGCTTGCAATCCCACAATTTGAAACTCGAAATCACCGAAAGCGCCCTGATTGAAAATACCACCGCTGCTTTGCACTTGCTCTCAGCCCTAAAACAACGGAATATTCGCCTGAGTATCGACGATTTTGGTACGGGATATTCTTCCTTTAGCTACCTGCACAACTTTCCCCTGGATACCTTAAAAATTGACCGCTCGTTTACCCAGCGTTTGGGCAAAACCAACAACCAACAGGAAATTGTCAAAGCCATTGTCAACCTGGCACACAATTTAAATATGGAAGTCATTGCCGAAGGCGTGGAAACCCGTACCCAGCAAGAGTACTTGCAGCAGCTCAAATGCGAATACGGGCAAGGGTACTATTTTTCTCGACCCTTAAGCGCCCAACAGGCAGAAAAATTGCTGGATTCTTGCCCAGTTTGGTAGGCATGGCAGTGGGAGAATCCAGCTACTGGTACCGACCCTAGCGTTCTTTCATTTCTTTCATCAAACGCGGTTTGGGGGTAGAGGAACGTTCCGGCGATCCTTTTTCCGGTATTTCCACATCGGTGGTATTGGCGCGGTTGCTGTCGTAAGCCATTTGCAACGCTGCCGCTGCGATCGCGTGGATGTCGTATTCTTCGTTAAGCTGTGCCACCATGGGCAAGAAAGAAGCCAAGCGTTCGCCGGTAATGGTATCCCGCAGTTGGTTTTCCAAGCGCTTCAGGCGACAGGCTTCGATTTGAGAACGGTCGGGGAGAGAGCGGATTTTCAGGTTTTGCCGCACGTGGCGTTCGATTTGCCGCAGTTTCCGCCGTTCAAAAGGTTGAATCAACGAAATGGCGGTGCCTTCGCGCCCAGCACGACCGGTACGACCGATGCGGTGGATGTAGCTATCTACGTTATCCGGCAGGTCGAAGTTAATCACGTGGGTCAGCCGTTCCACATCCAATCCCCGCGCGGCGATATCGGTAGCCACCACCCAGCGTACTTGCTGGCTGCGGAAGCGCTTGAGCAGGCGTTCCCGTTGGGATTGGGTGAGATCGCCGTGGAATTCTTCTACACTGTGCCCCAAGCTTTGCAAGCTGCTGGTAAGTTCGGAAGCACCTTTGCGGGTGCGTACGAAAATAATGGCGCTTTCTGGGTCTTCCATTTCCAGAATCGGCTGCAGGGCTTTGGCTTTGCTCCAACCGCGGGGCACCATGTAAACCTGCTGCTGGATGCGTTGGGGGGCTGCTTTGGGCTGTTCGATGCGCACGGTAACCGGCGATTTCATGAATTTCTTCACCAGATTCCAAATGGAAGGTTCGATGGTGGCGGAGAAGAAAGCGGTTTGCCGGTCGGTCGCCGCTTGTTTGAGAATGGTTTCCACGTCGTCGAGAAAACCCATACTCAGCATTTCGTCGGCTTCGTCGAGAACGACCCAATCGACTTTGTCTAGTTTGAGGTTGCCGCGATTGAGCAGGTCAATGACGCGCCCTGGGGTGCCGACAACAATGTGGGTGCCTTTTTCGAGCAGTTGGATTTGCCGGTCGATGGATTGCCCGCCGTAGACGTTGAGGATGCGAATGCGGCGATCGCCACTAAGTTCGCGAAACGATTGGTTGACCTGTTTGGCGAGTTCCCGGGTGGGGGTTAAAATCAGCGCTTGTACTTCCCGGCGCTTGGTATCGATGCGCTCTAGGATGGGCAGGGAAAAGGCAGCGGTTTTGCCGGTTCCCGTTTGCGCTTGCCCCACCACATCGCGACCTTCGAGCAAAGGTGGAATGGCTTGAGCCTGAATTTCAGTGGCTTCAACGAAGCCCAATCGCTCTAACTGATTTAGGCGTTCTGAGGAAAGGTTTAAATCGGCGAAAGTGCGTTCCATGGATTCTCCTACGAAAATAAAATATTGTGCGGTCCTGGGTAATTACAGGTTTTTCAGCCGCCATTCCCAACGGATATTGTGGCCGGTGTGGGGGTCTTGTTGGTTTCCCCGTCGCTTTCCACCACGCGAGCGTATAAATCGTAAATGTC is drawn from Geitlerinema sp. PCC 9228 and contains these coding sequences:
- a CDS encoding DEAD/DEAH box helicase, with the translated sequence MERTFADLNLSSERLNQLERLGFVEATEIQAQAIPPLLEGRDVVGQAQTGTGKTAAFSLPILERIDTKRREVQALILTPTRELAKQVNQSFRELSGDRRIRILNVYGGQSIDRQIQLLEKGTHIVVGTPGRVIDLLNRGNLKLDKVDWVVLDEADEMLSMGFLDDVETILKQAATDRQTAFFSATIEPSIWNLVKKFMKSPVTVRIEQPKAAPQRIQQQVYMVPRGWSKAKALQPILEMEDPESAIIFVRTRKGASELTSSLQSLGHSVEEFHGDLTQSQRERLLKRFRSQQVRWVVATDIAARGLDVERLTHVINFDLPDNVDSYIHRIGRTGRAGREGTAISLIQPFERRKLRQIERHVRQNLKIRSLPDRSQIEACRLKRLENQLRDTITGERLASFLPMVAQLNEEYDIHAIAAAALQMAYDSNRANTTDVEIPEKGSPERSSTPKPRLMKEMKER